CCAAGAAGCCGTTGTAGAGCCCTTGGTTGGCGGCCAACACCTTGGTCTGGGCGGCCTGCTCGGCGCTCATGCCAAAGGCGCGGCGCCCGGCAGGCTTGTCCCAAAGGAACATTTCCAGCACCAAGATGTAACCATGAATGGCCGCCACCAGGGCCGCCAGCAGTTGGGTTATCAGCATGTCTTCTCCTTTAGCCGTCCACCGGCTGGGCCGGGGTGTCCAGGGTCAATTGGTAAAAAGCCAAGTCCAGCCAGCGGCCGAATTTGAAGGCCACCTCCGTCAAGGTGCCGGCGTGGACAAAGCCCAGTTTGAGGTGCAGGGCCTTGCTGGCTTCGTTGGCCGCATCTATGCCCCCCACCAGCACGTGGTATTGCTGGCCCCGGGCCGCGTCGATAATGGCCTTGAGCAGCACCTTGCCAAGGCCTTTGCCCCTGTGGCCCGGGTGCAGGTAGAGGGAGTGTTCCACCGTGTACTTGTTGGCGGGCCTGGGCCGAAAGGGGCCGTAACTGGCAAAGCCCATCAGGGCGCCGCTGTCGTCTTCCAGGCCCAGCACCGGGTATTGGTGGGCGGCCTTGTCGGCAAACCACTGGTCCATGTCAGCCTGGGTGCGGGGCTGGTAATCGTAGAGGGCGGTGGAGTGCAGTATGGCGTCGTTGAAGATGGCCAGTATGGCGTCGCCGTGGCGAGCCTGGGTGCAATGGATGAGTTTCATATCAGTGATTGTCCGACAAGGCCAGGCGAGCCCCCAGGCCCAAAAACAGCGCCCCCATGCTGCGGCCCAGCCACAGGGCCAGGCGCTGGCTGGCCTTGACCTTGCTGCTGGCGTAGGCGGTAAAGAGCTCCAGGCCATGGCACCAGAGCATGCCGTTGAGGTTAAACACCAGCCCCAGGAACACGAAGGCCAGGGCCTTGTCCGGGGCGTCGGGGCGGATGAACTGGGGCACAAAGGCCAAAAAGAACAGGGCCACTTTGGGGTTGAGCACATTGGTTAAAAAGCCCTGGGCAAAGGTACGCGCCAAGCGCTGTGGCTTGAGGGCATGGGGCTGGGCCTTTTCCCTGCCTTTGGCCAGCAGCATGCTCAGGCCCATATACAGCAGGTAACAGGCCCCCAGCAACTTGACCAGGGTGAAGGCGGTAGCCGAGGTGGCCAGCAGCGCCGAC
This region of Gallaecimonas xiamenensis 3-C-1 genomic DNA includes:
- a CDS encoding DUF1304 domain-containing protein produces the protein MLITQLLAALVAAIHGYILVLEMFLWDKPAGRRAFGMSAEQAAQTKVLAANQGLYNGFLAAGLVWGLWLGAAGLGVLGFFLGCVLVAGVYGALTASRKILFVQALPAALALISLGAGW
- a CDS encoding LysE family translocator is translated as MLGTQDLLLFMLSGLLLNMIPGPDSLLIMARSASQGWRAGSAAALGIGAGTLVHILAAALGLSALLATSATAFTLVKLLGACYLLYMGLSMLLAKGREKAQPHALKPQRLARTFAQGFLTNVLNPKVALFFLAFVPQFIRPDAPDKALAFVFLGLVFNLNGMLWCHGLELFTAYASSKVKASQRLALWLGRSMGALFLGLGARLALSDNH
- a CDS encoding GNAT family N-acetyltransferase produces the protein MKLIHCTQARHGDAILAIFNDAILHSTALYDYQPRTQADMDQWFADKAAHQYPVLGLEDDSGALMGFASYGPFRPRPANKYTVEHSLYLHPGHRGKGLGKVLLKAIIDAARGQQYHVLVGGIDAANEASKALHLKLGFVHAGTLTEVAFKFGRWLDLAFYQLTLDTPAQPVDG